A segment of the Bombus huntii isolate Logan2020A chromosome 9, iyBomHunt1.1, whole genome shotgun sequence genome:
ATAGAATTTGCAGCACGGAGTCTCGAAATACGTGTTCGAAGAGTTAAATCGATGGCAGTCGTCATCGAAATAAAAACACGAGCTATCTCCGCCTCATTCATGCGTCTATCACGAAGCACTGGACGAACGTGAGGGCGTCGATATAGGAGAAAAACAGAGGTTGCACGTGGTACGCGAATGCTCGTACCTGCTTACGTTCCGTTTCTTCGGATCCCTACCATGACTCCTTTTCTGCCTACCATGACTAACGCAGCTTGAACGAGAAAGCCCGTCCGGGTATAAAAGTGAAGGAGCGTGAGCGCGCTCCACTAGTACGTTTTACGCGTTCACAGAGCAACGTACTCTGTTTTTACCAaagtttttattttcttcgtaactCTAAGTCGTTCCCTTTCAATCGTTCGTTTGCCTTCAACCAAGTTTCAGCTTAATATATTCGAAAGTGAGATAATTCCACGAGCGTTTGATCTTATTGTGAATTCGAAGAATCGAGTCGCGAGATTCGTTGACGAGATTCCATCCTCTTGAAGGAGACTGAAATTTTTCGAGAATAGATTTAGAGGGGAGTTGTTGATAATAGTCGAGCACTGTGAAATAGAAGTAAGAAAAGCCTGATACAGAATGCCCGTCGAATTGGAGTCAGTGGCACCGATCACACACAAGCCCTTCTCACCTTGTAACGGGTATGCATGTGTTTTAATCTCGTTTAGTGAATTACGTTTATTGAAAGAGAGTTGAGGCCAGCGCAAGTGTGAAATTGCCTCGATTATCTTGATATATGATATAGTCGTATACGTACCTTGGTGGAGTCTTGTGTAAGAGGCAACAGCTGACGTGTAGAAACTGGGGCTAACGGCGTGTTTCCGCTTGCGGTTGCGGCTGCTTCAAAATTTCCGATACGTCGCTTGTAATTTGTTGGCCTTGTCTGGAAATTTTCGctgtttaatataattgacATTAACGtaatcaatttattttctcgCTCGTAgacttttataaaatataacagtaTCATATCTTTTCGTACGGCGGATACAATTTCGCTCTTCAAATCGTCGtacttcaattttattttcgtgaaATGGACGAGTTCTTCGACGTTTTAGAAAAGATCTTAGTATAAACTTGAAACGAAGAATCGCGCATATAAGCGAGAATTCTTTCCTTTTCGACTGAATCGAAAATGACTCAAAGAACGTATCAGTGTTGACATAGCTTGcgttatatatgtgtatatataagCTTGACACTGAGAAACATcccaaaaataattttctccgTTTTTACTCCCGATACTTTGTATCCAGACTGCGGATGTTCatacataaaattttaattctgcAAAAATACATACAATGCGCGTAATATTCGCTGTACGAAAATtagaaacgaaaaaatataatatccaCGTAATAACATTTAGTGGGTAAAATAAAAAGCGCAGAACGAAATATACCTAATTTACTTCTATTCAAAGTACCCTTCAGCCTATTCATTGGTGTCTCTTTGCAGGGAGAAGAAGATGAACAAACTATGCAGGCAGGTGTCCATCGACAGCCCGAGCGTGACGGGTCGCGAATGGGTGTTCAGTTTCGACGTTCCTGTTCCCGATGTTCCAGCGCACGGAGCCCGGATCCGGGTGATGTGTGCAGGTGCTTGCTACCATCCTCGTCGTTCGCCAAGCCTATCCAGCCTGACCTCTGTCTCCAGTGGAAGCAGTTTAGCGACAGATGTTTCTTTGGAGGGTGACTTCCCAGCATCGTTGCCTCATCACGGAGTCCGTGACGCAGCTCTGTTCCCTGGATACGAGGTAGCAGGAGTGATCGAGTCCCTTGGAGCGAATGTTCCCGAGGACTGCGGCTACACGGTTGGAGATCGAGTGATTCTTTATCCTTACGAGGGAATTCCAAATGGATACGTCGAATACCTGGTCGTTCACGATCTGAAGTATCTTATAAAGATACCAGATAACGTCAGCCTCAGCGTAGCGGCCATGTTACCAGCTGGTGCTCTATTAGCCATGAACACCGTTTTTGCTGCTCATGAACACGTTCAAGCGGTGCTGAAGCAGAGAGGCGAGAAGAGCGTTTGCAAGATTCTAATTGTTGGCACTGGCGGTCTGGCACTTTGGGCTCTGAGAATCGCGGCGTATCACTTCAGCAACATGAAGGATAGGGTTACCATTACAATCGCTTCGCTGAAAGACGATGGACTGACTATGGCTCAGGAATTCCAACGGTGAGTTGTTTTGAGCGTCGGATAGGACGACCTTGTTGATGTTAGATGGTAGACGATAGGAACTGTAAATATGTTtcttgttgtaaatacgtgtCTTATTGCAAATACGTCTTTTACTGCGAATACGTCTCTTATTGCCAATATGTTTTCTTTGCGACGAAGAAGCGAGATCCTTCGAGAGAAATGATATTCTTGGTGTTGTTAGCTCCCGAACAATGAATTCTCGACATTTTGACCTGTCATCTGACCTTGGACATTACGTTTCTCTGGGAACTCAGTGACAGTAGTAATGTTTCGTCAAGCTCATAGCCTGGAAAAACTGAAGATAAAGTACTTTCGATAAActaatgaattttaattcaaatagATTAGAGGTAAAAGATTCTCGAAAAAATCAAGTATTTTCATTAAGTTGGAACGAGGGTTTCCTACCGTTTCGTATTTGTTGACTAACAGTTGAAAATCCAATTCGTATGCGTCATTAAAGACTCAagtatttctctttttatctaGAATTCCGTAATTAAATTGCATCTTATCAAATATAAACAAATGCTTATCTGGATACACTTGAGCATTAACGTATCTATTGAGAAACTTATATCACATGATAACAAATAATCATGTGATATcacatataaattttttaacgattCACCATGGGAATTGACCTTCTCTTGAAGCTAGACTCGCCTTTAATTGGTTGCTAGATGAACGACGCGTATTAAACCGAGCATTGTTCGTCGTTGATCTTTGAACTAGGCAGCTGGCAGTGTTTGGTCGATTAGTAAAGCCGttttgtttttgttattcGAGCTAATTGATCGTGTCGACACCAATGATAAAGTCATTTAGATACATCGACGTTCTGCTCGATTCTATCTATCTTTTCCGTGATTGCTATTACATAAATTCGTATCTCGGATCTCTTCCGCATACTTTTATATACGCGATGAGTCATCCgatttgaatattatataaaccgataaaaagaattgaaaaagAGATCAAAACATGTCGTTGtctatatgtatgtatgtattccAATTTCTGATAATCACTGCACTCTGTCGTCTTTCATTTGCATGTACAGCTTTCAGCAGTCGATTACCTTTAAATTACTGGCGATCGATGTCTCCCTCGTTCTTTTTTGCCGgcaattattatattatacctACCGTGATGTGTCATCGTTGACAATTCTATTCATCTACATATTTATCTACACGTTCATTTCCATACATAAAAAGgtaaagaaaaaagggaaaatgaTGAAACTCACTATGACTTACAGTTATCTACTTAGTTAGTTATCAGCATGTTACATGTCCGCGTGAATATTtccaaataataattacaattaa
Coding sequences within it:
- the LOC126869742 gene encoding quinone oxidoreductase isoform X1, translated to MPVELESVAPITHKPFSPCNGEKKMNKLCRQVSIDSPSVTGREWVFSFDVPVPDVPAHGARIRVMCAGACYHPRRSPSLSSLTSVSSGSSLATDVSLEGDFPASLPHHGVRDAALFPGYEVAGVIESLGANVPEDCGYTVGDRVILYPYEGIPNGYVEYLVVHDLKYLIKIPDNVSLSVAAMLPAGALLAMNTVFAAHEHVQAVLKQRGEKSVCKILIVGTGGLALWALRIAAYHFSNMKDRVTITIASLKDDGLTMAQEFQRFLSHYSVNVVQWSEDLYEKQLIERTMDACQGHVDVVIDFGTTSRSLHRSMQCLSKGGVVFVIKEVADRLLPKFSRRAEEWQQSIKSVEAGTLEQLRELVELVASGEIEPPPHTVYPAEEVLDVVRKLCHSEIQGRAILRFYPAD
- the LOC126869742 gene encoding quinone oxidoreductase isoform X2, with the translated sequence MPVELESVAPITHKPFSPCNGEKKMNKLCRQVSIDSPSVTGREWVFSFDVPVPDVPAHGARIRVMCAGACYHPRRSPSLSSLTSVSSGSSLATDVSLEGDFPASLPHHGVRDAALFPGYEVAGVIESLGANVPEDCGYTVGDRVILYPYEGIPNGYVEYLVVHDLKYLIKIPDNVSLSVAAMLPAGALLAMNTVFAAHEHVQAVLKQRGEKSVCKILIVGTGGLALWALRIAAYHFSNMKDRVTITIASLKDDGLTMAQEFQRVNVVQWSEDLYEKQLIERTMDACQGHVDVVIDFGTTSRSLHRSMQCLSKGGVVFVIKEVADRLLPKFSRRAEEWQQSIKSVEAGTLEQLRELVELVASGEIEPPPHTVYPAEEVLDVVRKLCHSEIQGRAILRFYPAD
- the LOC126869742 gene encoding quinone oxidoreductase isoform X3, which codes for MNKLCRQVSIDSPSVTGREWVFSFDVPVPDVPAHGARIRVMCAGACYHPRRSPSLSSLTSVSSGSSLATDVSLEGDFPASLPHHGVRDAALFPGYEVAGVIESLGANVPEDCGYTVGDRVILYPYEGIPNGYVEYLVVHDLKYLIKIPDNVSLSVAAMLPAGALLAMNTVFAAHEHVQAVLKQRGEKSVCKILIVGTGGLALWALRIAAYHFSNMKDRVTITIASLKDDGLTMAQEFQRFLSHYSVNVVQWSEDLYEKQLIERTMDACQGHVDVVIDFGTTSRSLHRSMQCLSKGGVVFVIKEVADRLLPKFSRRAEEWQQSIKSVEAGTLEQLRELVELVASGEIEPPPHTVYPAEEVLDVVRKLCHSEIQGRAILRFYPAD